A window of the Gossypium hirsutum isolate 1008001.06 chromosome A05, Gossypium_hirsutum_v2.1, whole genome shotgun sequence genome harbors these coding sequences:
- the LOC107960464 gene encoding uncharacterized protein yields the protein MEKEHLQVLRKLFLRLRKFQLKLNPTRCTFGARSRKLLGFVISEKGIEIDPNKVKAIQELPSPRTQKKVQECQKTFNKVKHYLSNAPVLMPPNPDKPLILYLAVFENSMGCVLGQYDESGRKERTIYYLVYVNQKAIKRSAIADSLASRALEDYEPLTFDFLNEDLIYVATTEEDSQESHHWKLNFDGASNAVVLELIEKFDDVTFCYLPRDENQMADALATLASMIKVNKEEHVKPIQMSIYDASTHCYNIEEEEKDDHP from the exons ATGGAGAAAGAGCATCTGCAAGTCCTGAGGAAATTGTTCTTAAggttgagaaagttccagctaaagctcaaccCAACGAGATGTACCTTCGGAGCTAGGTCCAGAAAGCTGCTAGGATTTGTAatcagtgaaaaagggattgagatcGACCCAAACAAAGTCAAGGCCATACAAGAGCTGCCTTCACCACGTACTCAAAAAAAAGTTCAAG aatgccagaaGACTTTCAACAAGGTCAAACATTACTTGTCAAATGCTCCAGTGCTAATGCCACCCAACCCAGATAAGCCATTGATACTGTACTTGGCGGTATTTgagaattctatgggatgtgtgctcgGCCAATatgatgagtcaggaaggaaagaaagaacaATATACTACCTCG tctacgtGAACCAGAAAGCTATAAAaaggagtgcaatagcagattctTTGGCTAGTAGAGCTTTggaagattatgagccattgacCTTTGATTTTCTGAACGAAGATTTGATATATGTTGCAACCACCGAAGAAGATTCTCAAGAAAGTCATCattggaaactaaattttgacggagcctcaaatgctgtgg TTCTAGAGTTAATTGAGAAGTTTGACGACGTCACCTTCTGCTACCTCCCgcgagatgaaaaccagatggccgATGCCTTGGCTactttagcttctatgatcaaagTAAACAAAGAAGAGCATGTGAAAcctattcagatgagtatttatgaTGCTTCAACTCACTGTTAcaacattgaggaagaagaaaaggatgatcaccCCTAG